A stretch of the Ananas comosus cultivar F153 linkage group 14, ASM154086v1, whole genome shotgun sequence genome encodes the following:
- the LOC109720746 gene encoding pentatricopeptide repeat-containing protein At1g79540, which yields MRWARAHPHSLLRRSNPHHLHLLLHPIATISLSAELSLTESLVSLLHSLVRSGVVLLAMAVYNRMIKSDCRPNRATYNILMDGLCKAGMADDALALFDEMLGRGIPPNTAIYTVFLSSLCKAGKLDEASGLLHSMRRKGCGPDAITYNALLSGFCKLGRIDEAFQHLESFREEGGFVLGLSGYSCLIDGLFRAGQFDEACRHYREMLERNVAPDVVLYTIMIRGHAEAGRIEDAFAFLGEMSNRGLVPDTFCYNTLIKGLCDAGYLDRARSLRLEISQNDRFPDSATYTIMICGLCKEGLVHEAQQIFDEMGKLGCYPTVMTFNALINGFCKAGKLEEARILFYKMEMGRNPSLFLRLSHGANQVRDSESLRRLVEEMCQSGLVLKAYKLLRGIIDSGVVPDVVTYNILINGLCKVGNPDGALKLFKELQMKGHSPDAVTYGTLIDGLMKAHREDDAFMVFQHILRGGSTPSLSIYSTLMRTLCRKKRISQAVNLWLNYLSQQCQNPQEAGVVAAVRKHFEDGELEEVIRGLIDMDRKHGSVRPFPYTIWLIGFCQARKVEDALRIFNILRELDIDVTPPSCVLLINCLCRTRDLSSALDVMLYALRKGFNFMQPVGNRLLKRLCVDNRKQAAKALAWRMHLAGYDMDAYLRDTTKVLLYNH from the exons ATGAGATGGGCCAGAGCCCACCCCCACTCTCTTCTCCGGAGATCCAACCCCCATCATCTGCATCTCCTCCTCCACCCCATCGCCACCATCTCCCTCTCCGCCGAGCTCTCCCTGACCGAGTCCCTCGTCTCCCTACTCCACTCCCTCGTCCGCAGCGGCGTCGTCTTGCTCGCCATGGCCGTCTACAACCGCATGATCAAGTCCGACTGCCGCCCCAATCGCGCCACCTACAAC ATCCTCATGGACGGCCTCTGCAAGGCCGGCATGGCCGACGACGCCCTcgccctgttcgacgaaatgctcGGCCGAGGCATCCCCCCCAACACCGCCATCTACACCGTGTTCCTCTCGTCCCTCTGCAAGGCCGGTAAGCTCGACGAGGCGAGCGGCCTCTTGCACTCCATGAGGCGCAAGGGGTGCGGCCCCGACGCCATCACGTACAACGCGTTGCTGAGCGGGTTCTGCAAGCTGGGCCGCATCGACGAGGCTTTCCAGCATTTGGAGTCGTTCCGGGAGGAGGGCGGTTTCGTTCTCGGATTGAGCGGGTACAGCTGTTTGATCGACGGCCTGTTCAGGGCGGGGCAGTTCGACGAGGCGTGTCGGCATTACAGGGAGATGCTGGAGAGGAATGTGGCGCCGGACGTCGTCCTCTATACGATAATGATCAGAGGGCACGCCGAGGCCGGTAGAATCGAGGATGCTTTCGCGTTCTTGGGCGAGATGTCTAATCGCGGTCTAGTCCCCGACACATTCTGCTATAACACTCTCATTAAGGGCCTCTGCGACGCGGGTTATCTTGATCGGGCGCGTTCTCTCAGGTTGGAGATCTCGCAGAACGACAGGTTCCCCGACTCGGCCACGTACACTATCATGATTTGCGGGCTGTGCAAGGAAGGTCTTGTTCACGAGGCGCAGCAAATCTTCGATGAGATGGGGAAGCTAGGGTGCTATCCGACGGTCATGACGTTTAATGCGCTCATTAACGGTTTTTGCAAGGCTGGGAAGCTAGAAGAAGCCCGCATCCTGTTCTATAAGATGGAGATGGGACGAAACCCTTCTCTGTTCCTTAGGCTCTCCCACGGGGCCAACCAGGTCCGCGATAGCGAGAGCCTTCGTCGGCTGGTCGAGGAGATGTGTCAGTCGGGGCTTGTTCTGAAAGCGTATAAGCTTCTCCGAGGTATAATAGACAGCGGAGTTGTGCCCGACGTTGTCACGTATAACATACTGATCAATGGCTTATGTAAAGTGGGGAATCCGGATGGGGCGCTGAAGCTCTTCAAAGAGCTTCAAATGAAGGGGCATTCCCCTGACGCAGTCACTTACGGGACGTTAATCGATGGGCTCATGAAGGCTCACCGAGAAGACGATGCTTTCATGGTGTTTCAGCATATATTGCGGGGTGGGTCCACCCCTAGCTTGTCGATCTACAGCACCCTCATGAGAACTTTGTGTAGGAAGAAGAGAATATCGCAAGCAGTGAACCTCTGGTTGAACTACTTGTCTCAACAGTGCCAAAATCCTCAAGAAGCTGGAGTAGTTGCAGCGGTGAGGAAACATTTTGAGGACGGTGAGTTAGAAGAAGTAATAAGAGGCTTAATTGATATGGATCGGAAACACGGTTCCGTTCGTCCATTTCCGTACACAATTTGGCTTATTGGGTTTTGTCAGGCGAGAAAAGTCGAGGACGCTCTTAGGATTTTTAACATTCTGAGAGAGCTCGACATTGACGTTACTCCGCCAAGCTGCGTCCTTCTTATTAATTGCTTATGCAGGACTAGGGATCTATCCTCGGCATTGGATGTTATGCTCTATGCATTGAGAAAAGGTTTCAATTTTATGCAACCAGTTGGCAATCGCCTACTTAAGAGACTTTGTGTTGATAACAGGAAGCAGGCTGCCAAAGCCCTCGCATGGCGAATGCATCTTGCTGGATACGATATGGACGCATATCTGCGGGATACTACTAAAGTCCTATTATACAATCATTAG
- the LOC109720023 gene encoding probable LRR receptor-like serine/threonine-protein kinase At4g37250 produces MLNSTLFLSFLLFLLLLACSITALTPDGVSLLSFKYAVLDDPLAALADWDYADDTPCSWNGVVCAEFPAITNSSSSSRVIGLSLPNAQLRGAVAPELALIEHLRRLDLSGNALAGPVPAELALLPNLTTLSLANNYFYGELPAGVSDSLEVFDVSSNLINGSLPPGLGTGSLRYLNLSHNRISGTVPPELGSALPANAMIDLSFNNLTGPIPQAGAFTAQNAVAFAGNPGLCGSPLIKKCAISSSLSNAPPNNVSAATATPPVSKAFAAIPESPNADSLAGNGGGGGSARPRGLRPTTIFAIAAGDFVGIGALFVVFLYIYQVKKRKHESEGIETKQVETAADDEENVQELGGGVFSCCFKKHDCGCSGSGDGDGTEESSETSAYAAAEAMKGDGEQKATLVSVDGETEIELETLLKATAYVVGAAERGIVYKAVLVDGTAYAVRRIGEGRGDGSDSSSGMGKFREFEANVRAIAKLRHRNVLRLRGFYWGPQEKLLIHDFAPNGSLNNYSFTDKACSPSPFHLSFETRLRIARGVARGLAFLHDKKHVHGYIKPSNILLDADMEPLISDFGLDRLFSVSSSSSSSSKRSMSARIFGSKWSTADLPDLSSPCGGSSSSSATPYHSPEMTQNLKLSAKSDVYSYGVVLLELIAGRVLSEVEVCQWESGFAAPQAEKSRAMRMVNPAMRGAAEGREEALLSCFKLGFSCCAAAPQKRPAMKDVLQVLERICI; encoded by the exons ATGCTCAATTccactctcttcctctctttcctcctcttcctcctcctacTGGCTTGTTCGATCACGGCGCTTACGCCGGACGGCGTATCGCTCCTCTCCTTCAAGTACGCCGTCCTCGACGACCCCCTCGCGGCGCTCGCCGACTGGGACTACGCCGACGACACCCCGTGCTCCTGGAACGGTGTCGTCTGCGCGGAATTCCCTGCAATcaccaacagcagcagcagcagcagagtgATCGGCCTGAGCCTCCCCAATGCTCAATTGCGAGGTGCCGTCGCGCCGGAGCTTGCGCTCATAGAGCACCTCCGCCGCCTCGACCTCTCCGGCAACGCACTCGCCGGTCCGGTCCCCGCGGAGCTCGCGCTCCTTCCCAATCTCACCACTCTCTCTCTGGCCAATAACTACTTCTACGGCGAGCTCCCCGCCGGCGTGTCGGATTCCCTCGAGGTGTTCGATGTGAGCTCCAACCTCATCAACGGCTCCCTCCCGCCGGGTCTCGGCACGGGGAGCCTCCGGTACCTGAATTTGTCGCACAACCGGATAAGCGGCACGGTACCGCCGGAGCTCGGTTCGGCGCTTCCCGCGAACGCCATGATCGACCTCTCGTTCAACAACCTCACCGGGCCAATTCCACAGGCCGGAGCTTTCACCGCACAGAATGCGGTTGCCTTTGCGGGGAATCCCGGTCTTTGTGGCTCGCCGCTTATCAAGAAATGCGCCATCTCCTCCTCGCTCTCCAACGCTCCTCCTAACAATGTCTCCGCCGCCACGGCAACTCCCCCGGTGTCCAAGGCCTTTGCGGCGATACCCGAGAGCCCGAATGCGGATTCCTTAGCTGGGAATGGCGGCGGTGGGGGATCGGCAAGGCCACGGGGGCTCAGGCCGACTACTATATTCGCGATCGCCGCTGGAGATTTCGTCGGAATCGGAGCACTCTTCGTAGTGTTCTTGTACATATATCAGGTGAAGAAGAGGAAGCATGAGAGTGAAGGGATTGAGACGAAGCAGGTTGAAACTGCCGCCGACGACGAGGAAAATGTGCAAGAGCTCGGCGGCGGCGTCTTTTCATGCTGCTTTAAAAAGCACGACTGCGGCTGCAGCGGCAGTGGCGACGGCGATGGCACCGAAGAGAGCTCAGAAACGTCGGCATATGCTGCGGCGGAAGCAATGAAAGGTGATGGAGAGCAAAAGGCTACACTAGTGTCTGTCGACGGAGAGACGGAGATAGAGCTCGAGACGCTACTGAAGGCGACGGCGTATGTAGTCGGAGCCGCCGAGCGGGGAATTGTCTACAAGGCAGTGCTCGTCGACGGGACGGCCTACGCGGTTCGACGGATCGGCGAGGGGAGAGGCGACGGCAGCGACAGCAGCAGCGGCATGGGGAAGTTTAGGGAATTCGAAGCGAATGTGCGCGCCATCGCGAAGCTCCGGCACCGGAATGTGCTTCGGCTCCGGGGGTTCTACTGGGGACCCCAGGAGAAGCTCCTCATCCATGACTTCGCGCCCAACGGTAGCCTCAACAACTACTCTTTCACCG ATAAGGCGTGCTCGCCGTCCCCGTTCCACCTGAGCTTCGAAACACGGCTGAGGATCGCAAGGGGCGTCGCGAGAGGCCTCGCATTTCTTCACGATAAGAAGCATGTTCACGGCTACATAAAGCCGAGCAACATCTTGCTAGACGCCGACATGGAGCCGCTGATCAGCGACTTCGGCTTGGATCGTCTGTTTtctgtcagcagcagcagcagcagcagctccaAGCGGAGCATGTCGGCACGGATATTCGGAAGCAAGTGGTCTACAGCCGACCTCCCCGACCTATCAAGCCCGTGCGGCGGCAGCTCTTCCTCGTCTGCCACGCCGTACCATTCGCCAGAGATGACACAGAATCTGAAACTCAGTGCAAAGTCGGACGTGTACTCGTACGGAGTGGTTCTGTTGGAGCTGATCGCCGGGAGGGTGCTTTCGGAGGTTGAGGTGTGCCAATGGGAGTCCGGGTTTGCAGCACCACAAGCAGAGAAGAGCAGGGCTATGAGGATGGTGAATCCAGCGATGCGGGGAGCCGCCGAGGGGAGGGAAGAAGCTCTGCTCAGCTGCTTCAAGTTAGGGTTTTCTTGCTGCGCAGCGGCTCCGCAGAAGAGACCTGCTATGAAAGATGTTCTGCAAGTGTTAGAGAGGATATGCATTTGA
- the LOC109720336 gene encoding protein DCL, chloroplastic isoform X2, translating to MAFAAALLLARGAPLLLLRWSARAPRAGAGAAALGAARRHLSALSTADDLPPPAPPPHVDGGVGAPLGAKGPAPPSLSKAWADEPGFRRWKDKEAEILSDIGPIIALTKNILHSNRYRDGEHLSAEDQKAVVEKLLAYHPHSEDKIGCGLNSVMVDRHPQFRYSRCLFVVRNDGGWIDFSYQKCLRAYIREKYPSHAERFIREHFKRN from the exons ATGGCCTTCGCCGCCGCGCTCCTCCTCGCGCGAGGCgccccgctcctcctcctccgctggaGCGCGCGCGCCCCCCGCGCTGGCGCCGGGGCCGCCGCGCTCGGGGCGGCGCGCCGTCACCTCTCGGCGCTCTCCACCGCCGACGACCTCCCTCcgccagcgccgccgccgcacgtCGACGGCGGGGTCGGCGCTCCGCTCGGGGCCAAGGGCCCCGCTCCCCCCTCCCTCTCCAAGGCCTGGGCCGACGAGCCCGGGTTTCGCCGGTGGAAGGATAAGGAAGCCGAGATCCTTAGCGACATCGGGCCCATCATCGCCCTCACCAAGAATATACTCCACTCCAACAG ATACAGGGATGGTGAACATCTAAGTGCAGAGGACCAGAAGGCTGTTGTAGAAAAGCTTCTCGCCTATCATCCACATTCAGAGGATAAGATTGGTTGTGGCCTCAACTCCGTAATG GTCGACAGACATCCACAATTCAGATATTCAAGGTGCCTCTTTGTTGTACGAAATGACGGTGGCTGGATCGATTTCTCATACCAGAAATGTCTTCGAGCATACATCCGAGAGAAGTATCCATCTCACGCAGAGAGGTTTATCCGAGAACATTTCAAACGGAACTGA
- the LOC109720336 gene encoding protein DCL, chloroplastic isoform X1 yields MAFAAALLLARGAPLLLLRWSARAPRAGAGAAALGAARRHLSALSTADDLPPPAPPPHVDGGVGAPLGAKGPAPPSLSKAWADEPGFRRWKDKEAEILSDIGPIIALTKNILHSNSRYRDGEHLSAEDQKAVVEKLLAYHPHSEDKIGCGLNSVMVDRHPQFRYSRCLFVVRNDGGWIDFSYQKCLRAYIREKYPSHAERFIREHFKRN; encoded by the exons ATGGCCTTCGCCGCCGCGCTCCTCCTCGCGCGAGGCgccccgctcctcctcctccgctggaGCGCGCGCGCCCCCCGCGCTGGCGCCGGGGCCGCCGCGCTCGGGGCGGCGCGCCGTCACCTCTCGGCGCTCTCCACCGCCGACGACCTCCCTCcgccagcgccgccgccgcacgtCGACGGCGGGGTCGGCGCTCCGCTCGGGGCCAAGGGCCCCGCTCCCCCCTCCCTCTCCAAGGCCTGGGCCGACGAGCCCGGGTTTCGCCGGTGGAAGGATAAGGAAGCCGAGATCCTTAGCGACATCGGGCCCATCATCGCCCTCACCAAGAATATACTCCACTCCAACAG CAGATACAGGGATGGTGAACATCTAAGTGCAGAGGACCAGAAGGCTGTTGTAGAAAAGCTTCTCGCCTATCATCCACATTCAGAGGATAAGATTGGTTGTGGCCTCAACTCCGTAATG GTCGACAGACATCCACAATTCAGATATTCAAGGTGCCTCTTTGTTGTACGAAATGACGGTGGCTGGATCGATTTCTCATACCAGAAATGTCTTCGAGCATACATCCGAGAGAAGTATCCATCTCACGCAGAGAGGTTTATCCGAGAACATTTCAAACGGAACTGA